The following are encoded together in the Iodobacter fluviatilis genome:
- the ribH gene encoding 6,7-dimethyl-8-ribityllumazine synthase — MSIAANIPFIAPNLTGNGLRIGIVMSRFNTPVCEGLRDACVAELKALGVAEQDMLITTVPGALEIPLVLAAMAESDRFDALIALGAVIRGETYHFELVANESGAGVSRIGLDYGIVVANAILTTENDEQAEVRVLEKGTDAARVAVETANLLKALQA; from the coding sequence ATGAGCATCGCTGCAAACATACCTTTTATTGCGCCTAATTTGACTGGCAATGGCTTACGTATTGGTATTGTGATGAGCCGATTTAATACGCCAGTTTGCGAAGGTTTACGCGATGCTTGCGTGGCCGAACTTAAAGCCCTAGGTGTGGCAGAGCAAGATATGCTCATTACTACGGTGCCTGGCGCTTTAGAAATCCCTTTGGTTTTGGCTGCGATGGCTGAATCGGATCGTTTTGATGCATTGATTGCTTTGGGCGCAGTGATCCGTGGAGAAACTTATCATTTTGAGCTAGTTGCCAATGAATCTGGCGCTGGTGTAAGCCGTATCGGACTTGATTACGGCATTGTTGTGGCAAATGCCATTTTAACCACTGAAAACGACGAACAAGCCGAAGTGCGTGTGCTCGAAAAAGGCACTGACGCTGCACGTGTCGCCGTAGAAACAGCGAATTTATTAAAGGCATTACAAGCATGA
- the nusB gene encoding transcription antitermination factor NusB, with translation MTSDVVKPKSSRRLSREFAVQGVYQWLLAADTPGNIEEFLSKSDVTWESEASSQSEKSALYKRVDKNLFRAILFGVIKDIKTLQIALSPHLDRPMDEVSVVEAAVLYVAAFEIVCMPETPYPVIINEAIELAKTFGGLDGHKFVNGVLDKLAESVRADEVVANRAKRRA, from the coding sequence ATGACCTCTGATGTAGTAAAACCAAAATCATCCCGTCGCCTCTCCCGTGAATTTGCCGTACAAGGTGTGTATCAATGGCTATTAGCTGCCGATACCCCAGGCAATATTGAAGAATTTTTGTCTAAAAGCGATGTAACATGGGAAAGCGAAGCGTCAAGCCAAAGCGAGAAAAGTGCGCTTTATAAACGTGTAGATAAAAACCTATTCCGGGCTATTTTATTTGGCGTGATTAAAGACATTAAAACGTTACAAATTGCGCTGTCACCCCACCTTGATCGCCCAATGGATGAAGTCAGCGTGGTAGAGGCGGCGGTATTGTATGTGGCTGCATTTGAAATTGTATGCATGCCAGAAACGCCTTATCCTGTGATTATCAATGAAGCAATCGAGCTGGCTAAAACTTTTGGTGGCTTAGATGGCCATAAGTTTGTAAATGGCGTGTTAGATAAGCTGGCTGAGTCTGTTCGTGCTGATGAAGTTGTGGCTAATCGCGCCAAGCGCCGCGCTTAA